In Pyrus communis chromosome 1, drPyrComm1.1, whole genome shotgun sequence, the following are encoded in one genomic region:
- the LOC137707576 gene encoding bark storage protein A-like has protein sequence MEGRREMESRLRMELMVFLVLVLGLSSRSYGAVSHSTMNKIYRINKEGPYLGIVVPNFFEMNPLLQSTSFVADQKLPYLDFAGRRFRIGRLEDKKVIIVMTGLSMLNAGISTQLLQTLFKVKGVVHYGIAGNADPQLQIGDVTIPQFWAHTGLWNWQRFGDGPNDELSLESFGDYTREVGYIKFSDFSNKTKVGTSVPNLLNSAWYQPEETFPVHGTPEVRQHAFWVPVNHKYFSLTKKLEGLKLGSCVNTTCLPRTPKVVAVQGGISANVFVDNSAYREFLKSKFNATPIDMESAAVALVCHQQNTPFIVIRALSDLAGGGSSLSNEANTFASLAAQNAVDVVLRFVALLSS, from the exons ATGGAGGGAAGGAGGGAGATGGAGAGCCGTTTGCGGATGGAGTTGATGGTTTTTCTTGTGTTGGTCTTGGGGCTTAGCAGTAGATCCTATGGTGCAGTTTCTCACAGTACCATGAACAAGATTTATAGAATAAACAAAGAGGGTCCATATTTGGGCATTGTAGTACCAAATTTCTTTGAGATGAACCCACTTCTTCAATCTACAAGCTTTGTGGCTGATCAGAAGCTACCGTATTTGGATTTTGCTG GAAGAAGGTTTCGAATCGGACGATTGGAAGACAAAAAGGTTATAATTGTTATGACTGGATTGAGCATG CTCAATGCAGGCATCTCAACTCAATTACTACAAACCCTATTCAAGGTGAAAGGTGTTGTACACTATGGAATTGCAGGAAATGCAGATCCCCAACTCCAAATTGGAGATGTCACCATCCCTCAATTTTGGGCTCATACCGGCCTTTGGAATTGGCAG AGGTTTGGAGATGGGCCTAATGATGAATTGTCCTTAGAATCATTTGGAGACTACACAAGAGAAGTTGGTTACATAAAATTTTCAGATTTTAGTAACAAAACCAAAGTTGGAACTTCTGTTCCCAATCTCCTGAACAGTGCATGGTATCAGCCAGAAGAGACCTTCCCAGTCCATGGCACTCCGGAAGTTAGGCAACATGCCTTTTGGGTTCCAGTCAACCACAAATATTTTTCACTTACCAAGAAACTAGAG GGTTTGAAGTTGGGGAGCTGTGTCAATACAACTTGTCTTCCAAGAACACCCAAAGTGGTGGCAGTCCAAGGGGGGATTAGTGCAAATGTGTTTGTTGACAATAGTGCATACAGAGAATTCTTGAAATCCAAATTCAATGCCACCCCAATAGACATGGAAAGTGCTGCAGTGGCTCTTGTATGTCACCAGCAGAACACACCGTTTATCGTAATTAGAGCTCTCTCTGATTTGGCTGGCGGAGGATCCTCTCTCTCCAATGAAGCCAACACCTTTGCGTCATTGGCAGCTCAAAATGCAGTTGATGTTGTTCTCAGATTCGTTGCCTTGTTGTCTTCATAG
- the LOC137707566 gene encoding transcription factor bHLH68-like: protein MNRGGCQSSPVQQMIAGNPNWWSINSMRPPSTQPSMNISPFFQPPPPLPSNFLIPQFAPSNNNTSPSSTTSSSGLAIPSWHIENNIQELPESWSHLLLGGIVGEDEKEAIMRQFHQAAKKLENWEEQILNSAQAPNAPAVDVKQENSGNSNGFVYGHHQGNDHIRDFNPSAAALSSLSQIMQSTAASAASSPKSSCVTSFSNNNMLDFSSKSDVRHPPPHRSSDQCNSTGNGGALKRARVQPSSTPTTFKVRKEKLGDRITALHQLVSPFGKTDTASVLLEAIGYIRFLQSQIEALSLPYLGSGSGNMRQQPQFAVHGERNCMFPDDPGQLLNDNCMKRKGASEQNPHEEPKKDLRSRGLCLVPVSCTLQVGSDNGADYWAPALGCGGFQ, encoded by the exons ATGAATAGAGGTGGTTGCCAGAGCTCACCGGTGCAACAAATGATTGCCGGAAACCCTAACTGGTGGAGTATCAACAGCATGAGGCCACCAAGTACCCAACCATCTATGAatatttctcctttttttcagcctcctcctcctcttccttctaATTTTTTAATCCCACAATTTGCACCCAGCAACAACAACACTTCCCCTTCTTCAACAACTTCTTCTTCAGGACTTGCCATTCCTTCTTGGCATATTGAGAATAACATCCAGGAGCTTCCAGAGTCTTGGAGCCACCTCctctt GGGTGGAATTGTAGGTGAAGATGAGAAGGAGGCAATCATGAGACAATTTCATCAAGCTGCtaagaaattggaaaattggGAGGAGCAAATATTAAATAGCGCTCAAGCTCCAAATGCTCCTGCTGTGGACGTGAAGCAAGAAAACTCAGGAAATAGCAACGGCTTTGTGTACGGACATCATCAGGGGAATGATCACATCCGAGATTTTAATCCATCAGCTGCAGCTTTGTCTTCTTTGTCTCAGATTATGCAGTCAACTGCTGCCTCTGCAGCCTCATCTCCTAAGTCATCGTGTGTGACGAGTTTCAGCAACAACAATATGTTGGATTTTTCTAGCAAGTCGGACGTGAGGCATCCACCACCACATCGGTCCTCTGATCAG TGTAACAGCACTGGAAATGGTGGGGCACTTAAGAGAGCAAGGGTTCAGCCTTCTTCAACCCCAACTACCTTCAAG GTGAGGAAGGAGAAATTGGGTGACAGAATTACAGCCCTTCATCAGCTAGTTTCCCCATTTGGGAAG ACTGACACAGCCTCTGTTTTGTTAGAAGCTATTGGGTACATCAGATTCCTTCAGAGTCAAATTGAG GCCCTCAGTTTACCTTACTTGGGCAGTGGATCAGGAAACATGAGGCAGCAGCCACAGTTTGCT GTTCATGGGGAGAGGAATTGTATGTTCCCTGACGATCCTGGTCAG CTGCTCAATGACAATTGCATGAAACGGAAAGGAGCTTCTGAACAG AATCCTCATGAAGAGCCAAAAAAGGACCTGAGGAGTAGGGGCTTGTGTTTGGTTCCAGTTTCATGTACCCTCCAAGTTGGGAGCGATAACGGAGCTGACTATTGGGCTCCGGCGCTCGGCTGTGGCGGTTTTCAGTAA